From a single Micromonospora sp. WMMD1102 genomic region:
- a CDS encoding PLDc N-terminal domain-containing protein — protein MVRLYALLAIGQLILAAVALISCLSAEEDEIRALPRFAWVLIILFFPLVGSIAWFVAGRPVRPDRPGAAGRPSAAGRPSAAGRPSAGRDRPQPLAPDDDPEFLRSLNDEQSKRDRELLDRWEQDLRRREDDLRRGNGEPPREEDKPEA, from the coding sequence ATGGTCCGCCTCTACGCGCTCCTCGCCATCGGACAGCTCATCCTGGCCGCCGTCGCGCTGATCAGCTGCCTCTCGGCCGAGGAAGACGAGATCCGCGCCCTCCCCCGGTTCGCCTGGGTCCTGATCATCCTGTTCTTCCCGCTGGTCGGCTCGATCGCCTGGTTCGTGGCCGGACGGCCGGTCCGCCCCGACCGGCCGGGCGCCGCCGGTCGGCCGAGCGCCGCCGGTCGGCCGAGCGCCGCCGGTCGGCCGAGCGCCGGTCGGGACCGGCCACAGCCGCTGGCCCCCGACGACGACCCGGAGTTCCTCCGCTCCCTGAACGACGAGCAGTCGAAGCGGGACCGCGAGCTGCTGGACCGCTGGGAGCAGGACCTCCGCCGCCGGGAGGACGACCTGCGCCGCGGCAACGGCGAGCCGCCCCGCGAAGAGGACAAGCCGGAGGCCTGA
- a CDS encoding low temperature requirement protein A, whose amino-acid sequence MTGEQRAERSGPERLLRQSAHSRQASFLELFFDLAFIVSFALLSTRLAGDLDWRNAGQTAVLLAAMWWIWVATAWSTDWYDPNQPLIRGLVLGVMFVGLLTTAAIPGAYGEHGLMFAGAYVLVHLGRAALLLPALRGHPIQRRSLLVALWFIVSAVPWIAGGLVTGTARQVLWLVAIGLDYFIPSLGWPVPWLGRLPPAQLRVVGEHLSERYRQIFIIALGEIILVTGLTYARVGMGLAQTGAVAVIFVEAGLMLWIYFVPLSGSLGGAIERNQPRGGVFAAYGHALLVAGAVLTGVGAEVMLTHPLDPARPSWSLAIVGGTVLFLSGRALLGRLVYGHPVWRASTALVLLLAATPGLVRLPPLAVGMVSAAILLAVILGYAFIPGGRRDGDPGRDNLPG is encoded by the coding sequence TTGACGGGGGAGCAGCGGGCGGAGCGGTCGGGACCGGAACGGCTGCTCCGGCAGAGTGCGCACTCCCGTCAGGCGTCGTTCCTCGAACTCTTCTTCGACCTCGCCTTCATCGTCTCGTTCGCGCTGCTCTCGACCCGGCTGGCCGGCGACCTCGACTGGCGCAACGCCGGCCAGACGGCGGTCCTGCTCGCCGCGATGTGGTGGATCTGGGTCGCCACCGCCTGGTCGACCGACTGGTACGACCCCAACCAGCCGCTGATCCGGGGGCTGGTGCTCGGCGTGATGTTCGTGGGTCTGCTGACCACCGCCGCCATCCCGGGGGCGTACGGCGAGCACGGGCTGATGTTCGCCGGGGCGTACGTCCTGGTGCACCTCGGTCGGGCCGCGCTGCTGCTGCCGGCGTTGCGCGGTCATCCGATCCAGCGGCGGAGCCTGCTGGTGGCGCTCTGGTTCATCGTCTCGGCGGTCCCCTGGATCGCCGGCGGCCTCGTCACCGGCACGGCTCGCCAGGTGCTCTGGCTGGTGGCGATCGGACTGGACTACTTCATCCCCTCGCTGGGCTGGCCGGTGCCCTGGCTCGGGCGGCTGCCACCGGCCCAGTTGCGGGTGGTCGGCGAGCACCTCTCCGAGCGCTACCGGCAGATCTTCATCATCGCGCTCGGCGAGATCATCCTGGTCACCGGCCTGACGTACGCGCGGGTGGGGATGGGGCTGGCCCAGACCGGGGCGGTCGCCGTGATCTTCGTCGAGGCCGGCCTGATGCTCTGGATCTACTTCGTACCGCTCAGCGGCTCGCTCGGCGGGGCGATCGAGCGCAACCAGCCCCGGGGCGGGGTCTTCGCGGCGTACGGTCACGCACTGCTGGTCGCCGGGGCGGTACTCACCGGCGTGGGTGCCGAGGTGATGCTCACCCATCCGCTCGACCCGGCACGCCCTTCCTGGTCGCTGGCGATCGTCGGCGGTACCGTGCTGTTCCTTTCCGGGCGGGCCCTGCTGGGCCGGCTGGTCTACGGGCATCCGGTATGGCGCGCCAGCACCGCGCTGGTGCTGCTGCTCGCCGCCACGCCCGGCCTGGTCCGGCTGCCGCCACTGGCGGTGGGAATGGTGAGCGCCGCGATCCTGCTCGCCGTCATCCTCGGCTACGCCTTCATCCCCGGTGGGCGGCGGGACGGCGACCCGGGCCGGGATAACCTGCCGGGGTGA
- a CDS encoding electron transfer flavoprotein subunit alpha/FixB family protein, with amino-acid sequence MTEVLVVVEATREFGVKKVTLELLTLARELGTPAAVVLGGPGAAAALGDRLGEYGAAKIYAAEHEEIDGHLVAPKATVLAELVRRVQPAAVLLASSQEGKEIAGRLAVKLDNGLLTDVVGLAADGTASQVAFAGSTIVTSKVTRGLPLVTLRPNSVTPSPAPATPAVEQLDVALGDADRLARVVDRVAEQKGSRPELTEASVVVSGGRGVGNADNFKLVEELADLLGGAVGASRAAVDSGYYPHQFQVGQTGKTVSPQLYVALGISGAIQHRAGMQTSKTIVAVNKDGEAPIFELADFGVVGDLFKIVPQAAEEIRKRR; translated from the coding sequence ATGACCGAGGTTCTCGTCGTCGTCGAGGCGACCCGCGAGTTCGGCGTCAAGAAGGTGACCCTGGAGCTGCTCACGCTCGCCCGCGAGCTGGGCACCCCGGCCGCGGTGGTGCTCGGCGGTCCCGGCGCCGCCGCCGCGCTCGGCGACAGGCTGGGCGAGTACGGCGCGGCCAAGATCTACGCGGCCGAGCACGAGGAGATCGACGGCCATCTGGTGGCGCCGAAGGCGACAGTACTCGCCGAGCTGGTCCGCCGGGTGCAACCGGCCGCCGTACTGCTCGCATCCAGCCAGGAGGGCAAGGAGATCGCCGGTCGGCTGGCGGTCAAGCTGGACAACGGCCTGCTCACCGACGTGGTCGGACTGGCCGCCGACGGCACCGCCAGCCAGGTCGCCTTCGCCGGCTCGACGATCGTCACCTCGAAGGTGACCCGGGGCCTGCCGCTGGTGACCCTGCGCCCGAACTCGGTCACCCCGAGCCCCGCCCCTGCCACGCCCGCCGTCGAGCAGCTCGACGTGGCGCTCGGCGACGCCGACCGGCTGGCCCGGGTGGTCGACCGGGTGGCCGAGCAGAAGGGCAGCCGGCCGGAGCTGACCGAAGCCTCGGTGGTGGTCTCCGGCGGTCGCGGCGTCGGCAACGCCGACAACTTCAAGCTGGTCGAGGAGCTGGCCGACCTGCTCGGCGGTGCGGTCGGCGCCTCCCGGGCGGCCGTCGACTCGGGCTACTACCCGCACCAGTTCCAGGTGGGGCAGACCGGCAAGACCGTCTCGCCGCAGCTCTACGTGGCGCTCGGCATCTCCGGCGCGATCCAGCACCGGGCCGGGATGCAGACCTCGAAGACGATCGTCGCGGTGAACAAGGACGGCGAGGCGCCGATCTTCGAGCTGGCCGACTTCGGCGTGGTCGGTGACCTGTTCAAAATCGTGCCGCAGGCTGCCGAGGAGATCCGCAAGCGCCGTTAG
- a CDS encoding GNAT family N-acetyltransferase translates to MSDLDADVLRSAYDNQLRARPPEPVPTGVTVDRDGPLLRIQGLDRGGFVTYRDLGGLTGAALDQLIVRQRNFFAGLGQQVEWKLHGHDEPADLPDRLLAAGFVPEERETVVIGPVASLAATLPVPPDGVRLREVTGRPDLDRIAELKARVWGGADDGRWLADGLERELAAGAGLDQPPLTIVLAETDDELVSAAWIRFVPGTRFGTLWGGATLPHWRRRGIYRALVAHRARLAEARGFTLLQVDASDDSRPILQRLGFVPVTTTTPYVYTPTP, encoded by the coding sequence GTGAGTGATCTCGACGCCGATGTGCTGCGGTCCGCGTACGACAACCAGTTGCGGGCCCGCCCGCCGGAGCCGGTGCCGACCGGGGTGACGGTGGACCGGGACGGCCCGCTGCTGCGGATCCAGGGCCTGGACCGGGGCGGCTTCGTCACGTACCGGGATCTGGGCGGGCTGACCGGTGCGGCGCTGGACCAGCTGATCGTCCGGCAGCGGAACTTCTTCGCCGGGCTGGGCCAGCAGGTCGAGTGGAAGCTGCACGGCCACGACGAGCCGGCGGACCTGCCGGACCGGCTGCTGGCCGCCGGTTTCGTGCCGGAGGAGCGGGAGACCGTGGTGATCGGCCCGGTCGCGTCGCTGGCGGCCACCCTGCCGGTGCCGCCCGACGGGGTACGCCTGCGCGAGGTGACCGGCCGCCCGGACCTGGACCGGATCGCGGAGCTGAAGGCCCGGGTCTGGGGCGGTGCCGACGACGGGCGCTGGCTGGCCGACGGGCTGGAGCGGGAGCTGGCGGCCGGCGCGGGGCTGGACCAGCCGCCGCTGACGATCGTGCTGGCCGAGACCGACGACGAGCTGGTCAGCGCCGCCTGGATCCGGTTCGTGCCCGGCACCCGGTTCGGCACCCTGTGGGGCGGGGCGACCCTGCCGCACTGGCGCCGCCGGGGCATCTACCGGGCGCTGGTGGCCCACCGGGCCCGGCTGGCCGAGGCCCGGGGCTTCACCCTGTTGCAGGTGGACGCCTCGGACGACAGCCGGCCGATCCTCCAGCGGCTCGGCTTCGTCCCGGTCACCACGACCACGCCGTACGTCTACACTCCGACTCCGTGA
- a CDS encoding methionine synthase produces MPGTDIAEAQRIALGELPVPYLPELPARGPGADLVGRGAGLLVDLPVEVYAARWRIAGRPGRDLRRARDLLERDLDQMTEQAGEFTGTFKVAAAGPLTLAANVELPVGGWLLRDPGAVRDLTGSLAEGLRGYVAQVRRRLPRATVLLQLDEPALPAVLAGRIPTESGLGTYRPVESATATGLLGSVVSAVDVPVVLHCCAPEVPLELVRSTGALAVALDLALVDRLDPLGEAIDAGLGLFGGVAPTLPPPGGRRPSSAQLADRVRQLWDRLGFPRARLAEQVVVTPACGLAGATDEYARTVLTACRDAGRRLAEE; encoded by the coding sequence ATGCCCGGCACCGACATCGCCGAAGCGCAGCGGATCGCGCTGGGCGAGCTGCCCGTGCCGTACCTGCCCGAACTGCCCGCCCGGGGTCCGGGCGCCGATCTGGTGGGCCGCGGCGCCGGACTGCTGGTCGACCTGCCGGTCGAGGTCTACGCCGCCCGGTGGCGGATCGCCGGCCGTCCGGGGCGGGACCTGCGCCGCGCCCGTGACCTGCTGGAACGTGACCTGGATCAGATGACCGAGCAGGCCGGCGAGTTCACCGGCACCTTCAAGGTCGCCGCGGCCGGTCCGCTCACCCTGGCCGCCAACGTCGAGCTGCCGGTCGGCGGTTGGCTGCTCCGCGACCCCGGTGCGGTCCGGGATCTGACCGGGTCGCTCGCCGAGGGGCTGCGCGGGTACGTGGCACAGGTCCGCCGCCGGCTGCCCCGGGCCACGGTACTGCTGCAACTGGACGAGCCGGCGCTGCCCGCCGTACTGGCCGGGCGGATTCCGACCGAGAGCGGGCTGGGGACGTACCGGCCGGTCGAGTCGGCGACGGCGACGGGGCTGCTCGGCAGTGTGGTGTCGGCGGTCGACGTGCCGGTCGTGCTGCACTGCTGTGCCCCGGAGGTACCCCTGGAACTGGTCCGTTCCACCGGCGCGCTGGCGGTCGCGCTCGACCTGGCCCTGGTGGACCGCCTCGACCCGCTCGGCGAGGCGATCGACGCCGGGCTCGGCCTCTTCGGCGGGGTCGCACCGACGCTGCCGCCGCCCGGCGGGCGCCGGCCGTCGTCGGCCCAGCTCGCCGACCGGGTACGCCAGCTCTGGGACCGGCTCGGCTTCCCGCGCGCCCGGCTGGCCGAGCAGGTGGTGGTGACCCCGGCCTGCGGGCTGGCCGGCGCCACCGACGAGTACGCCCGGACCGTCCTCACCGCCTGCCGGGACGCCGGCCGCCGACTCGCCGAGGAGTAG
- the mnmA gene encoding tRNA 2-thiouridine(34) synthase MnmA — protein sequence MRVLAAMSGGVDSAVAAARAVEAGHDVTGVHLALARNPQTYRTGARGCCTLEDSRDARRAADVLGIPFYVWDLADRFHEDVVETFVAEYAAGRTPNPCLRCNEKIKFAAVLDRAVALGFDAVVTGHHARLGPDGLLRRSVDLAKDQSYVLGVLTREQLDRSIFPLGDSTKAQVRAEAARRGLAVADKPDSHDICFVADGDTRGFLADRLGEAPGDIVDARTGAVVGAHSGAYAYTVGQRKGLALGVPAPDGRPRYVLSITPKTNTVTVGPAEALEVRTVTGERPVWTAGPPPVGAFDCEVQLRAHGQVVPATVRLDGHPGLRAELREPVRGVAAGQAIVAYRPDPDGDVVLGSATISAAS from the coding sequence GTGAGGGTACTGGCAGCGATGTCCGGCGGGGTCGACTCTGCGGTCGCCGCCGCGCGGGCGGTGGAGGCGGGCCACGACGTCACCGGGGTGCATCTGGCGCTGGCGCGCAATCCGCAGACGTACCGGACCGGTGCCCGGGGCTGCTGCACCCTGGAGGACTCCCGGGACGCCCGGCGGGCGGCGGACGTACTCGGTATCCCGTTCTACGTGTGGGACCTGGCGGACCGGTTCCACGAAGACGTGGTGGAGACCTTTGTCGCCGAGTACGCGGCGGGGCGCACTCCGAATCCCTGCCTGCGGTGCAACGAGAAGATCAAGTTCGCTGCCGTACTGGACCGGGCGGTGGCGCTCGGCTTCGACGCGGTGGTCACCGGCCACCACGCCCGGCTCGGCCCGGACGGGCTGCTCCGGCGCAGTGTCGACCTGGCCAAGGACCAGTCGTACGTGCTCGGGGTGCTGACCCGGGAGCAGCTGGACCGGTCGATCTTCCCGCTCGGCGACTCGACCAAGGCGCAGGTGCGCGCCGAGGCGGCCCGGCGGGGGCTGGCGGTGGCCGACAAGCCCGACTCGCACGACATCTGTTTCGTCGCCGACGGTGACACCCGGGGCTTCCTCGCCGACCGGTTGGGTGAGGCCCCCGGTGACATCGTCGACGCCCGCACCGGTGCCGTGGTCGGCGCGCACAGCGGCGCGTACGCCTACACGGTCGGGCAGCGCAAGGGGCTGGCGCTCGGGGTGCCGGCCCCGGACGGCCGGCCCCGGTACGTGCTCTCGATCACGCCGAAGACCAACACCGTGACGGTGGGCCCGGCCGAGGCGCTGGAGGTCCGCACGGTCACCGGTGAACGTCCGGTGTGGACGGCCGGCCCGCCGCCGGTCGGCGCGTTCGACTGCGAGGTGCAGCTGCGGGCGCACGGCCAGGTGGTGCCGGCCACGGTCCGGCTGGACGGGCACCCGGGGCTGCGCGCCGAGCTGCGCGAGCCGGTCCGGGGTGTCGCGGCGGGGCAGGCGATCGTTGCCTACCGCCCCGACCCGGACGGCGACGTCGTGCTCGGCTCCGCCACCATCAGCGCCGCCAGCTGA
- a CDS encoding ADP-ribosylglycohydrolase family protein — protein MHDQGAAAVADRASGSLFGLAYGDALGAPTEFLPVAEIHRRYGPTGPRELVGEPARVTDDTQMALAVGHALREAGPVATPEVLEPLLRARFVAWARSPENNRAPGMTCLRACGGLAEGLRWQAATIAGSKGCGANMRVTPVGLVPGYDLDTLAGIAQLQAGLTHGHPTGLAASELTAYAVRVLRDGAALAELPGLLRDRALRQRTVYRADWLGDLWQRPGVTDPVTFVARGWDECLGALDALDAALAVPDHGTDPCAATGAGWIAEEALATALFCAIRHADDPVSALARGATSSGDSDSIACLAGAFVGAAYGTTAWPADWSDRIEYADQLAALGTAWD, from the coding sequence ATGCATGATCAGGGTGCCGCGGCGGTCGCCGACCGGGCCTCGGGCTCGCTCTTCGGGCTGGCCTACGGTGACGCGCTCGGGGCACCGACCGAGTTCCTGCCGGTCGCCGAGATCCACCGGCGGTACGGCCCGACCGGCCCCCGCGAGCTGGTCGGGGAGCCGGCCCGGGTCACCGACGACACCCAGATGGCGCTGGCCGTCGGCCATGCGCTGCGCGAGGCCGGGCCGGTGGCCACCCCCGAGGTGCTGGAGCCGCTGCTCCGGGCGCGTTTCGTGGCCTGGGCGCGGAGTCCGGAGAACAATCGCGCGCCCGGGATGACCTGCCTGCGCGCCTGCGGCGGGCTGGCCGAGGGGCTGCGCTGGCAGGCGGCGACGATCGCCGGCTCGAAGGGATGCGGCGCCAACATGCGGGTCACCCCGGTCGGCCTGGTTCCCGGCTACGACCTGGACACGCTCGCCGGGATCGCCCAGTTGCAGGCCGGGCTGACCCACGGGCATCCGACCGGGCTGGCCGCGAGCGAGCTGACCGCGTACGCCGTCCGGGTGCTCCGGGACGGCGCCGCGCTCGCCGAGCTGCCCGGCCTGCTCCGGGACCGGGCGCTGCGGCAGCGCACCGTCTACCGGGCGGACTGGCTCGGCGACCTGTGGCAGCGGCCGGGCGTCACCGACCCGGTCACCTTCGTCGCCCGGGGCTGGGACGAGTGCCTCGGCGCACTCGACGCGCTGGACGCGGCGCTGGCGGTCCCCGACCACGGGACCGATCCGTGCGCGGCCACCGGTGCGGGCTGGATCGCCGAGGAGGCACTGGCCACCGCCCTGTTCTGCGCGATCCGGCACGCCGACGACCCGGTCTCGGCGCTGGCCCGGGGCGCCACCAGCTCCGGCGACTCGGACTCGATCGCCTGCCTGGCCGGCGCGTTCGTTGGCGCGGCGTACGGCACGACGGCCTGGCCCGCCGACTGGTCCGACCGGATCGAGTACGCCGACCAGCTCGCCGCCCTCGGCACCGCCTGGGACTGA
- a CDS encoding electron transfer flavoprotein subunit beta/FixA family protein, producing the protein MNIVVLVKQVPDSGADRSLRSDDNTVDRGSANNVINEMDEYAIEEALRIKEAHGGEVTVLTMGPEKAAESIRKALSMGPDKAVHVLDDALHGSCAVATSKVLAAALGQLDADLVLCGAESTDGRVQVMPHMLAERLGIAALTGARKLTVDGGSLTVERQTEEGYEVVTAATPAVVSVWDTINEPRYPSFKGIMAAKKKPVRTLALADLGVAADEVGLAGATSTVVEHSRRPERSGGERITDDGTGGARLVEFLATEKFV; encoded by the coding sequence ATGAACATCGTCGTACTCGTCAAGCAGGTGCCCGACTCGGGCGCGGACCGTAGCCTGCGCAGTGACGACAACACCGTCGACCGGGGGTCGGCAAACAACGTCATAAACGAGATGGACGAGTACGCCATCGAGGAGGCGTTGCGGATCAAGGAGGCGCACGGCGGCGAGGTGACCGTGCTGACCATGGGTCCGGAGAAGGCCGCCGAGTCGATCCGCAAGGCGCTGTCGATGGGCCCGGACAAGGCCGTGCACGTGCTCGACGACGCCCTGCACGGCTCCTGCGCCGTGGCCACCTCCAAGGTGCTCGCCGCCGCGCTCGGCCAGCTCGACGCCGACCTGGTGCTCTGCGGCGCCGAGTCGACCGACGGCCGGGTGCAGGTGATGCCGCACATGCTCGCCGAGCGGCTCGGCATCGCCGCGCTGACCGGCGCCCGCAAGCTGACCGTGGACGGCGGCAGCCTCACGGTGGAGCGGCAGACCGAGGAGGGTTACGAGGTGGTCACCGCCGCCACCCCGGCCGTGGTCTCGGTCTGGGACACCATCAACGAGCCCCGCTACCCCTCCTTCAAGGGCATCATGGCGGCCAAGAAGAAGCCGGTGCGGACGCTCGCCCTGGCCGACCTGGGCGTCGCCGCCGACGAGGTCGGCCTCGCCGGAGCCACCAGCACGGTGGTCGAGCACAGCCGCCGCCCGGAGCGCTCCGGCGGCGAGCGGATCACCGACGACGGCACCGGCGGCGCGCGGCTTGTCGAGTTCCTCGCCACCGAGAAGTTCGTCTGA
- a CDS encoding ABC transporter permease, with product MTLAWRSLVQIKHNPMELLDLSIQPLMFVLLFTYVFGGAIADSPVDYLRFMLPGIMVQNALFATMTTGFGLNTDLTKGVFDRLRSLPIARWAPLAGRIVADTVKQAWSIALLLGVGMVLGFRIGTGPLGVLGAFALLLAFSLAAAWISVLVGVLASEPDKVQIFGFTLLFPLTFTSNVFVPTESMPGWLQAWVKVNPVSTLADALRGLLVSGPESGPIVTSLIWAVGIAAVFAPLAVRAVIRRT from the coding sequence ATGACCCTCGCCTGGCGCAGCCTGGTGCAGATCAAGCACAACCCGATGGAACTGCTCGACCTGAGCATCCAGCCGCTGATGTTCGTACTGCTCTTCACCTACGTCTTCGGCGGCGCGATCGCCGACAGCCCGGTCGACTACCTGCGCTTCATGCTGCCCGGCATCATGGTGCAGAACGCGCTCTTCGCGACCATGACCACCGGGTTCGGGCTGAACACCGACCTGACCAAGGGTGTCTTCGACCGGCTGCGTTCGCTGCCGATCGCCCGTTGGGCGCCGCTGGCCGGCCGGATCGTCGCCGACACGGTCAAGCAGGCCTGGTCGATAGCGCTGCTGCTCGGCGTCGGGATGGTGCTCGGCTTCCGCATCGGCACCGGCCCGCTCGGGGTACTCGGCGCGTTCGCGCTGCTGCTGGCCTTCTCACTGGCCGCCGCCTGGATCTCGGTGCTGGTCGGGGTGTTGGCCAGTGAGCCGGACAAGGTGCAGATCTTCGGTTTCACGTTGCTCTTCCCGCTGACCTTCACCAGCAACGTCTTCGTGCCGACCGAGAGCATGCCCGGTTGGCTACAGGCCTGGGTGAAGGTGAACCCGGTCTCCACGCTGGCCGACGCGCTACGTGGGCTGCTGGTCTCCGGTCCGGAGTCGGGGCCGATCGTCACCTCGCTGATCTGGGCGGTCGGTATCGCGGCGGTCTTCGCCCCGCTCGCCGTCCGGGCGGTCATCCGGCGGACCTGA
- a CDS encoding cysteine desulfurase family protein, whose amino-acid sequence MNYLDHAATTPMLDAALEAYLATAREVGNPSSLHAAGRHARRRVEESRERIAAALGARPSEVVFTGGGTESDNLAVKGIFWARRAAAPGRNRVVASAVEHHAVLDSIEWLATREGATADWLPVDRSGRLDPDRLAAVLDEYGDEVALVTAMWANNEVGTVQPVAALAEVAASYGIPFHSDAVQAVGQVPVDFAASGVAALTLTGHKLGGPVGVGALLLGRDVGCTPVLHGGGQERDVRSGTLDAAGIVAFAVAVETAVKTQQEYATRVAALRDDLVARIRQAVPEALYNGDPTDRLPGNAHFSFPGCEGDALLMLLDAQGIACSTGSACSAGVAQPSHVLLAMGADDDRARSSLRFSLGHTSTAAEVDALVAALPAVVERARRAGAVKSARS is encoded by the coding sequence ATGAACTACCTGGATCACGCGGCGACCACTCCGATGCTCGACGCGGCGTTGGAGGCGTACCTCGCGACCGCTCGCGAGGTCGGCAACCCGTCCTCCCTGCACGCCGCCGGACGGCACGCCCGGCGCCGGGTGGAGGAGTCCCGGGAGCGGATCGCCGCCGCCCTGGGTGCCCGGCCCTCCGAGGTGGTCTTCACCGGGGGCGGCACCGAGAGCGACAACCTCGCGGTCAAGGGCATCTTCTGGGCACGGCGGGCCGCCGCGCCGGGGCGGAACCGGGTGGTCGCCAGCGCCGTCGAGCACCACGCGGTGCTGGACTCGATCGAGTGGCTGGCCACCCGCGAGGGGGCGACCGCCGACTGGCTGCCGGTCGACCGGTCGGGTCGGCTCGACCCGGACCGGCTGGCCGCCGTTCTCGACGAGTACGGCGACGAGGTCGCCCTGGTGACCGCGATGTGGGCGAACAACGAGGTCGGTACGGTGCAACCGGTCGCCGCGCTCGCCGAGGTGGCCGCGTCGTACGGGATTCCGTTCCACTCCGACGCCGTGCAGGCGGTCGGTCAGGTGCCTGTCGACTTCGCCGCCAGCGGGGTGGCCGCGCTGACCCTGACCGGGCACAAACTCGGCGGGCCGGTCGGGGTGGGCGCGCTGCTGCTCGGCCGGGACGTCGGCTGCACCCCGGTGCTGCACGGCGGCGGGCAGGAGCGGGACGTCCGTTCCGGCACCCTGGACGCCGCCGGGATCGTCGCCTTCGCCGTCGCGGTCGAGACCGCGGTGAAGACCCAGCAGGAGTACGCGACCCGGGTCGCCGCGCTCCGGGACGACCTGGTGGCCCGGATCCGGCAGGCGGTGCCGGAGGCGCTCTACAACGGCGATCCGACCGACCGGCTGCCCGGCAACGCGCACTTCTCGTTCCCCGGCTGCGAGGGCGACGCCCTGCTGATGCTGCTGGACGCGCAGGGCATCGCCTGCTCGACCGGATCGGCCTGCTCGGCCGGGGTGGCCCAGCCCTCGCACGTGCTGCTGGCGATGGGCGCCGACGACGACCGGGCCCGGTCCTCGCTGCGGTTCTCGCTCGGGCACACCTCGACCGCCGCGGAGGTCGACGCGCTGGTCGCCGCGCTGCCCGCAGTGGTCGAGCGGGCCCGCCGGGCCGGCGCGGTCAAGTCCGCCCGGAGCTGA
- a CDS encoding VOC family protein: MIGQLRSVVIDCPDPRALATFYAELLGLPVDDRKLDDEDSWVVLGGEPGQQPRLAFQKAVNLREPRWPDPNRPQQFHLDVTVDDVEEAEAKALALGATRLPGSGEGFRVYADPVGHPFCLCWDD; encoded by the coding sequence ATGATCGGTCAACTGCGTTCCGTCGTCATCGACTGCCCGGACCCTCGGGCCCTGGCCACCTTCTATGCCGAGCTGCTCGGGTTGCCCGTCGACGACCGGAAGCTCGACGACGAGGACAGCTGGGTGGTGCTCGGCGGCGAGCCCGGCCAACAGCCCCGGCTCGCCTTCCAGAAGGCGGTCAACCTGCGGGAGCCTCGCTGGCCCGACCCGAACCGGCCGCAGCAGTTCCATCTGGACGTCACCGTCGACGACGTCGAGGAGGCCGAGGCCAAGGCGCTGGCCCTGGGCGCCACCCGGCTGCCCGGCTCGGGCGAGGGCTTCCGGGTCTACGCCGATCCGGTCGGCCACCCGTTCTGCCTCTGCTGGGACGACTGA
- a CDS encoding DUF202 domain-containing protein: MYQAVRRWFDPRELREVGETPDYRFSLANERTFLAWLRTGLALVAGGLAVAQFLPPMPVPHLREALAVALLLLGGTVAIRAVDHWARTERAIRLGEELPASRFPAVLALLVGLGVVLLVVAVLVQAARSP; the protein is encoded by the coding sequence GTGTACCAGGCCGTCCGGCGGTGGTTCGACCCGCGCGAGCTGCGGGAGGTCGGCGAGACGCCGGACTACCGCTTCTCGCTGGCCAACGAGCGGACCTTCCTGGCCTGGCTGCGTACCGGGCTGGCGCTGGTCGCCGGTGGGCTCGCCGTGGCGCAGTTCCTGCCGCCGATGCCGGTCCCGCACCTGCGCGAGGCGCTCGCCGTGGCCCTGCTGCTGCTCGGCGGGACGGTGGCGATCCGCGCGGTGGACCACTGGGCGCGCACCGAGCGGGCGATCCGGCTCGGCGAGGAACTGCCCGCCTCACGGTTCCCCGCCGTACTCGCCCTGCTTGTCGGGCTCGGCGTCGTACTCCTGGTGGTGGCGGTGCTGGTGCAGGCCGCCCGGAGCCCGTGA
- a CDS encoding DUF202 domain-containing protein, with the protein MPGRDAGLAVERTRLAWRRTVLAAGVVAVLTVRLALSGGTVGALVAALAGLGWLGVLLATLPRLAGRRNRSGRALAVTALVTAGFAGLGLLLLLAPVR; encoded by the coding sequence GTGCCGGGACGGGACGCCGGGCTCGCCGTCGAGCGGACCCGGCTGGCCTGGCGGCGCACCGTACTGGCGGCCGGCGTGGTCGCGGTACTCACCGTTCGGCTGGCCCTCTCCGGCGGTACCGTCGGGGCACTGGTAGCCGCGCTGGCCGGGCTGGGCTGGCTCGGCGTACTGCTGGCGACCCTCCCCCGGCTCGCCGGCCGGCGGAACCGGTCCGGCCGGGCACTCGCGGTGACCGCCCTGGTCACCGCCGGTTTCGCCGGACTCGGCCTGCTCCTGCTGCTGGCACCGGTGCGCTGA